The genomic stretch GGcacccagggctggcaggagccctgacctgctgctgctgggaggTATGGCCTTTGAggggctggccccaggccagTTGAGTGGAGTCTGGGGGCTTCGTGCTGAACACTGGGAGGTGATGGCCATGGGTGTCGTGTCGCCTCCTCTAGCTCAGTTTGCCCAGCTGGCCCAGCTGAACCCCCAGGAGCGGCTGAGCAGGGAGACGACCCTGCAGCAGAAGCAggtgtccctggaggcctggcTGCAGCGCGAGGCCCAGACACTGCAGCAGTACCGCGTGGTGAGTGGCTCTGCGCCCCTCTGCACCCGGGCTGGAGCACCGCGGCGGGGTCTCCGGGAGCCAGATGGGGGAGGGACCCAGGACGGGAGCAGGAGGCCAGATCCTTCTTCCTTGGGGGGGGCACAGGTCTGAAGAGGGGGGCCTGGGCTCGTGCCAGGCCCTGCATTTCAGGGGGTCCCGTCTGGGCCATCGTCTGGGAGCCCAGCAGGGCTGCTGTCCACCCCCTGCAGGAGCTGGCCGAGAAGCACCAGAAGACCCTGCAACTGCTGCGGAAGCAGCAGACGATCATCCTGGACGACGAGCTGATCCAGTGGAAGCGGCGGCAGCAGCTGGCCGGCAACGGAGGGCCCCCCGAGGGCAGCCTGGACGTGCTGCAGTCCTGGTGAGCGCGGGGaggcggcgggcggggccgggggccagggccGTGCTGGTCGAGCCAGCTGCGTCTTCTGCCTCCTGCCTTGGCCCATGCTGCAAGCCCCCTCTGTCGAGGCCAGCTGGTGTTTCCCCAGGGGTCTATTCCTTTTGCAGACTTCAGTCCCCTACCCTgtgccccaaccccaacccccaacccctgGCGAGGGCAGCctgtggaggtggggctgggccgggtgTGCAGAGGATCCTTGATCCTTGGGCTGCTTGGGTCCAAGCTGAGACCGCCCTGcccctcctggcttctctgtgctTCTAGAAGGCAGGCGGCCTGCTCTGCCCTAAGGGAGGAGCGGTTAGGCCCCCACCCCCTGGGGGTGGAGCCGGGTCCTGGGGATGGGGTCCCCAGACTGGAgcctcccagcctctggcctGGGAAGTGGGGGAAGCCAATGTGCTCCTGTGGCCTGGGCTCCTCGCAGGTGTGAGAAGTTGGCTGAGATCATCTGGCAGAACCGGCAGCAAATCCGCAGAGCCGAGCACCTCTGCCAGCAGCTGCCCATCCCCGGCCCCGTGGAGGAGATGCTGGCCGAGGTCAACGCCACCATCACGGACATCATCTCCGCCCTGGTGACCAGGTGGCCTCCGCCTCTCGGCCACGCccagcgggggggagggggggcgctCCCGGGGTGGGGTTGGCGCGTGGGAGCAATGGTGCCATCCAGCCCAGGTCTCTACCTCAGACCCGTCTCACGCTGCCTCACACCTGCTTCCCACCCCATCTCCTGTagctctggctgctctggccCAGTGTCTGTTGCCAGACCCCACAAGAGATGCTCTTGGACCCTGTGTCCCCCTGCCatctccccagctccctccctgtgGTCTGGTGGGAAAGAGGCCTGGGCTATGTGAGCTTCCTTCATCTGCTGAGCCCCAGGGGAGGCGCGTCCCCTCCCCGAGGCCATGTCTCACGCCTGTCCCTGTGTCACCTGCAGCACATTCATCATCGAGAAGCAGCCCCCGCAGGTCCTGAAGACCCAGACCAAGTTCGCAGCCACTGTGCGCCTGCTGGTGGGCGGGAAGCTGAACGTGCACATGAACCCCCCCCAGGTGAAGGCCACCATCATCAGTGAGCAGCAGGCCAAGTCCCTGCTCAAGAACGAGAACACCCGCAAGTAATTGTGCCCCCGCTCTTCGCCCCTTGCTGCTTGCTCTGTGCTTGTGATGGGAAGaaagcactgctgcctcctggaccaGATCCCTGTTGTCCCTTCTGGCCTCTCGTTCATTAGCGAAGGAACACAGGACGTTCTGTGAAGATGCTGCGCTGTTTGTGTCGTTTAGCAGGGATGCACTCAAGACAGCTACTGTGTGTGTTGCACAGCTAATGTTTCCTCTGAATCACATCATCCGTGGCAACCTTCTGTCCTCCTGCCCCATCTCTTGCCTCTGCCCCCTGTGTGCTGAGTCGTGGTGTGGATGTGGAGCTGGCTCTCTCTGCTTGCAGCGAGTGCAGCGGCGAGATCCTGAACAACTGCTGTGTCATGGAATATCACCAAGCCACCGGCACCCTCAGCGCCCACTTCAGGAACATGGTGAGGACAGGAGAAGGGGAAGGACAGATTTTCTCCGGTTGTTTGGGGGCCTTTATCATCTTGGGTTCTTCTTTTGCAGTCCCTGAAACGAATCAAGAGGTCCGACCGCCGTGGAGCAGAGTCAGTGACAGAAGAAAAATTTACCATCCTGTTTGAATCACAGTTCAGTGTTGGGGGGAACGAGCTGGTGTTTCAGGTCAAGGTGAGGCCTTGCTCGGCTGCTTGTGTCGGGGTTCGTTCGTTTGTTTTTCCCACAGAATTGTTTTGAGCCCTTGGTTATCTTCCGACACTGCCGGcacacaggagacaggagccctCGTGCTCAGAGCTGTATCCCTTAGACTCTCGTAGGACATGAACACACATAACAAATGGACACAGCTAGGATAGGTTAAGTGAGTCACCGGCACCATCAGCCAGACAGAGTCTGAGAAATAGTCCTAGAATGAGTGCTAAGCATCTGTCACTTACTTCCCAGAGGTGTTTGCACACTCTtgcacttttctctctctcattctctgtgtacctttttttataagaattttttaagaatttttttttttttatttgaaagagtcacacagagagagaaggaaaggcagagggagagatgtcttccatctgctggttcactccccaatcacccgcaccagctggagctgcgccaatccaaagccaggagcttcctctgggtccccaacatgggtgcaggggcccaagcccttgggccatcttctcctgctttcccaggtcatagcagagagctggatcagaagtggagcagccgggttttgaaccagcgcccatatgtgacgccaacgctgcaggcagcagcttttacctgctatgccacagcactggccctcccaTGTACCTTTGACACACTCATTCCACCTTTCAGAAATATCCATGCAACATCaccattaaaaaaatagatgtcttttatttatttgaaagagttagaaacaaagagagatatatattctgtccactggttcattccccaaatgggtgcaatggccgggtctgggccaggctgaagccaggagccaggaacttcattcaggtctccaatatgggtagcaggggccaaaatacttgggccatcttccgctgctttcccaggcacatcagcagggagttggatcagaaacagagtggccaggactcaaaccagtgcccatatgggatgctggtgttgcaggtggccaggcttagcccactacaccacagtaccagtcccacaacagcacttttaaataaaatgtctaaGACTGCTGGCATGAGAAGTCAGATTATCCCTGGAGCCACTCGGATTTGGTGTGTGGGGGTGAAACCTCCTGAGACTTGGACAAGGGGAGCTGTGACGGGGGAGGAACTGGAGGTCCCAGGTACTCAGCCTTCTCCTGTGTCATTTCAGACCCTGTCACTCCCCGTGGTAGTGATCGTTCATGGCAGCCAGGACAACAACGCGACGGCCACCGTTCTCTGGGACAATGCTTTTGCCGAGCCTGTGAGTGGGTTCCTGGGGTCTGAGGTTCTCAAGGTCTTGATGCTAGTGTCCTGAGTCTGATTTTCCCCCTCCACCAAATAAGCGCAGCAGAAGGCAGAATAGAAAGACTGTGGGAAGCATACAGGCCTGACTTCAAGCTACCCTTTCCTCACCCTGTGACCGTGAGGGAGTCACCTCACCTCCCTAGAATCACATTTCCAGCCAGTGACCACAGCACAGGGACAGTGACGTGCCGTGGTGGCGTTGGGGAGATGTGTTAGCTGACACAGGAGATTCTTGCTGCTGAGGCCATCCTTGGCAGATTGCGTTCAGGGTCCTTTGGTTTGGCCATGAATGGATCATAAATGGAAGGCCTCCTCGTTCCTTCTGGAAGTTCAGTCTCTCTGCAGTTCCCTCCTGTCATCTCCCTTCCAATAAATGAGGATGACGTCAAATGtcctttcagatttcagattccGTGATTTGTTCCTAGTCCCTCGTGAAAATGAGAAGCTTTGTCTAAAGGAAAAAGGGAAGTTTCTAGATGTGGGCACCTGAGTGCCGCTAGCGTGCTGTTTGACGTGCATCTTCGCAGCATTGCAGGGGCAGAGGTCTACGTGCTGTGGATCTCCAGCAGGGATGAGTGCAGAAACGCGTGCACAAATGTGTgcccttctctcctgccttcccaacaTTCCACTGTAGAGAAGAGTATTTTACTGCAAAGCCAAGTTTTTTATGAGATTCTACCAAACCCTGAGTTtagactcctttttaaaaatctctgccTACATCTTGTCCCTATAAACTTCCCGTATAAAACTGTCACCTTTCCTCATTTCCTTCTCTGCCTGCCAGCAGATCTCAGCCCCTACATCTCCTGCAACCTGTAATTAAGTATGTTGCCTAGGTAAATAAGCACTTTGCACATTTTCAGTTGTGTTAATGACTTGTGTAACAAATTacgctattttaaaataaagaaattcttggaggtttttttttgttttgttttgttttttttgacaggcagagtggacagtgagagagagagagagagaaaggttttcctttgccgttggttcaccctccagtggccgccgtggccagcatgctctggctggcgcaccacgctgatccaaagccaggagccaggtgcttatcctggtctcctaatggggtgcagggcccaagcacttgggccatcctccactgcactcccgggccagcagagagctggactggaagaggggcaactgggacagaatccggcaccccgactgggactagaacccagtatgctggtgccgtaggcagaggattagcctattgagccgtggccccGGCCATCTTGGAGTTTCTTGTTCCatcgtgtgtgcatgtgtgtcggTTGACACGTGTGCCTGGCAGCATTGTTTGTGGCACCTAAAGATCAGAAGCTGCTCTGCCTTTGAGCAGGAACTGGTGAAATAGATTTTATTGGCCCCATATTGCAAAGTATTTAGCAGCCATACAAGaagaagttctttcttttttctttttaattgacacCTAGTGGCGGTACATAGTGACAGGGTAGATGTCTTCGTACAGGTATCCATGGTGCAGCGCtcaagtcagggacagcagcatgTGCATCCCCTCAAACACTCACCATCCTTTTGTGATCAGAACACTAAAAATCCTGTCTCCTAGCTATTTTGAAACACACAGCATAGAATCATTAGCCATATCCATCCCAGCTTGCAGCAGAACCCCCCACCTTACATTTCCTGTGGATCTGGACCCACTGCCTGccttctctccaccccaccctgTGAAAGTGAGGGATTTCGTTACCTACTgaccccagctctcccacataCATATAGCATTAGGTGAAATAAATGAGATTCAGAACATGTGGATTTATGCaggggagaaaaggaagaaagaaactatAATTGCTGGTATTTAATACctggagtcttcagaaagttcatggaaaatgtgtatcaagaaaaaactatgcatggatctcaaacttttttgcatcaaaacaaacatcttttcattccattttccacagattttgTGACATACACTCAGATTTTTGGCATAATTCACAAGAAACTAGACTTAGGTGGCTTTGAGGAGAGGACCTGGCTCActggaggcagagatgggggtgTGACTTcattgtatacattttttttaaagatttattttacttgaaagtcagagttacacagagagaaaaggagaggcagagagagagagaggacttccatctgctggttcactccccagatgaccgcagtggccggagctgtgctgatccaaagccaggagccatgagcttccttggggtcttttacatgagtgcagaggcccaaggacttgggccaccttccagtgctttcccaggccatagcagagagctggatcggaagtggagcagccgggactcgaaccggcacccatatgggatgccagcactgcaggctgcagctttacccactaaaccacagtgccgggccctcgCTGTATACATTTAATGtacattttgaattttgtatCTTGTGAAGGAATTACCTACTCAAAAACTATATaacaattaaaatgaattattgtggctgaatgggattttaaaaaccatttattaaACAGCCATATGCCAACCTATATGTTCTCTGATAAAGCGCTTTATCTGGTGTTTCCCACTCTTCCATGCCACGCTGTTTCACTCTGAACAGGAGGTCTTGGCAGGTAATTTCAAGGGCAAGTGTTAGAGCTGAGCGTCCACCTTCATgaagtgtgtgcacacacactctctctgcaCCTAGAGAACCAGTCTTTCAGACTTCCAGATTCCCAGTGAGCTTGCAGTGTAAGCCCCAAACCTTGGTTAGGTTTTGCTGTCATGGTCTCAGGCCCTCAGCTGGGCTGTAGGTTCAGGAGCTCATTACAAAGCAGCTCGGACAGCAGGGAGGCCACTTGGTGGTTGTGCGTGAAGAAGGTAAAATGGAACCTTCTGAATTTCATAGCTGTTCACCCCAAGAAAGTCTGACTGCTCTCCGGCCTGGCAGCCCAAATGTTTGTAACTACTTCCAGCCATTGCTGTTTCTCTTTGGTGGCTTGAAGGGAACAAATCATGCAGCTGTTCTCTCATACGGCTCTGGCTTCGCTCCTCCCAGGGCAGAGTGCCATTTGCCGTgcctgacaaagtgctgtggccgCAGCTGTGTGAAGCGCTCAACATGAAATTCAAGGCCGAGGTGCAGAGCAACCGGGGCCTGACCAAGGAGAACCTGGTGTTCCTGGCGCAGAAGCTGTTCAACAGCAGCAGCGGCCACCTGGAGGACTACAGCAGCATGGCCGTGTCCTGGTCCCAGTTCAACAGGGTGAGGGCCTGCCTGGGACCACCCCGCCctgtcctgcctcccccagctcgCGGTCAGGcggccccaccctgcctcctacCTGGAGGACTACAGCAGCATGGCCGTGTCCTGGTCCCAGTTCAACAGGGTGAGGGCCTGCCTGGGACCACCCCGCCctgtcctgcctcccccagctcgCGGTCAGGcggccccaccctgcctcctacCTGGAGGACTACAGCAGCATGGCCGTGTCCTGGTCCCAGTTCAACAGGGTGAGGGCCTGCCTGGGACCACCCCGCCctgtcctgcctcccccagctcgCGGTCAGGcggccccaccctgcctcctacCTGGAGGACTACAGCAGCATGGCCGTGTCCTGGTCCCAGTTCAACAGGGTGAGGGCCTGCCTGGGACCACCCCGCCctgtcctgcctcccccagctcgAGGTCAGGcggccccaccctgcctcctacCTGGAGGACTACAGCAGCATGGCCGTGTCCTGGTCCCAGTTCAACAGGGTGAGGGCCTGCCTGGGACCACCCCGCCctgtcctgcctcccccagctcgCGGTCAGGcggccccaccctgcctcctacCTGGAGGACTACAGCAGCGTGTCCGTGTCCTGGTCCCAGTTCAACAGGGCTCGAGCTCGGGCCGTCAGCTGCCCTTAGGTCAGCCCCTCCAAACCAGACGTCTGCGGGAGCCTCCCTGCCCTGGACCCTTGCTCCTGATATTTCTGATAAAGTGTACCCCAACTAATAGGAGCTCCTGAGTAGATGAACACCGTAAGGTTGACACCAGTCTCTGTAGAAAACCGCATGTTTGCATATGTGAGTAAGCTGAGCTTGTGAAGGAAACACCAAAGCAAATACCCCACGTAGCTCTTGATGAACAAAGCCAAGGCGGTCACAGTCCCTGGCTCCGTCCCCCTCACTCGCTGGCATTCCCTGATGTGTCCTGCAAGGTTGCTGACGAAGGAACTGGTTAATTCCCCGGCACCAGTTAATTCCAGTGTCAACTGTCAGATCTCTCGttagttttaaatttaatttttgtctcttttcttgcacctcccacccacaaatgGTTTTCAGTGTTGGCCCTTAATTCAGAGAGCTCCCAGTCCCTCTGTCCTGGCAGTGATCTGTACTAACGAGCTGGCCAGCAGGCTCACGGACAGTcagaggagctggatcaggaaagcAGGTGGTCCCAGTGGTCTCTCTTTGCCATGGCAGTAACACCTCTGCCTTTTAATGGCGTCAGATAGCAGCATCTCGCTGATAACGGTGGGGAACCTCTGTGTGATGAGGCCTCTGGAGCCTTGCTACAGCATGGTCTAAATTTATGCATCAGCTGGGCATGTTGTTCAGATGCAGGCTGTGAGTCAGCAGATCTGAGCTGGGGCTTGAAACTGCAATTCTCAGACATTCCCAGGTGACAGGAAGCCGCTCGTGGGCCAGGACTGGTTGGTATAGATCCAGGTGGAACTGATGGTAGCAGGGTCCACTCGGTGCTGGCAGTGGAAccttggtatttttttcttccctcctttcatgtcttccattttctggccaTTTGGTAAAACTCAGGCAGTCAGACCATTTGGGGGCTCCTGATGTCCCAACACGTATTCTCCATTTGGTTTTCCTAGTTAAAGTATATGCACTCGTGGGCCATATTCCAAGTGTTTCTCTTGCTTCCTTGTGTTCATTATTGTATTTCCACCCAGGAGAACTTGCCAGGACGAAATTACACCTTCTGGCAGTGGTTTGACGGGGTGATGGAGGTGTTGAAAAAGCATCTCAAGCCTCATTGGAACGATGGGTGAGAATCATCATTGCCTAAGTCAGCACCACGGGAGAGCCTTCTTCTTGGCATTCATgtactctgcttctgctcctttGGTCTTTGTGATCCAGGGCGATTCTGGGTTTTGTGAACAAGCAACAGGCCCACGACTTACTCATCAACAAGCCAGATGGGACCTTCCTCCTGAGGTTCAGTGACTCGGAAATCGGTGGCATCACCATTGCTTGGAAGTTTGATTCTCGTGAGTGCCTCTCCCTTTTTCAAGAGCTTTATGCCCAAAGTCAACTGTAACTGCTCTACTGCAAAATGGACGCTTCGTTGAGCTTTTAGTATTTCGGGGAGCCAGGCCACGGTGCAGCAGCCTGTGAAGAGTGTCGTGGGAACACAGTTGCTGATTTGGGCAAGCAGGAAAGTATGTCCAGGACGTGGCTGCCTGCACTACAGGGCATCTATGCAGAACCTCAGCTTCTTCCCTTTTGAAATATGGGCCTTATTGGTACGCAACCTGGAGCTTATTGTAGCGAAGAAGTGCTTCGATGATCTGGCGTCTTTAGAGTAGTGACAATATGTAATTTGAATTATTCCTGTATCCTTGTTGGCATAAGGGTATCAGCGTTGATCATTTCCACCCAAGAATGTTAGTGGCTTCCTGACCCTCACCTCACGGTGAGAGGAGAGTGGCTTGCTGGCTTGTCTTTTGTGACCACGAGGCTGGAATCACTCCTGACCTTCCCCTGGCTGTGAGCTtgtcacccagctccctgatatgccTGTGTACAGAGAAGCCGGGATTGGGGGTCCTAAGAATGGTTCTTCCAGAGATAGTGTCTGGCAGGATAGTGTCTGGACTTAAAATAGCCCGAGACCACTGGCTCTCGGAGGAAGTGATGTGTCTGTTACCTGCTTATTTGCTGGGGACTTAAAAATGACAAcctgtggttattttaaaatggagattTCTGATGGAACCATTTCAATGGAAAGCTTGAACTGGTAATGTGTTTGGGTTTTTAAGATTTCCTGTTCAGAATCCACACGTAGAGTGTGACTGTTCTGTTTTGGTCTAGAGGAAAGAATGTTTTGGAATCTGATGCCATTTACTACCAGAGACTTCTCCATCCGGTCCCTGGCCGACCGCCTGGGGGACTTGAATTACCTTATATATGTGTTTCCTGATCGGCCAAAAGACGAAGTGTACTCAAAGTATTACACGCCCGTTCCCTGCGAGCCTGCCACCGGTAATGATGTTTGCATTCTGATCTGACTttgttgtgagtgtgtgtgtgtgtgtttgtgtgtctttctCTTACATGGAAGCCCGCACACTAGTCTACTAGCCTTCAGTCACTGCTGAGTGAGCCTTATCCAGGACAGCTGTCAACCCTGGGCTGTGTTCTTCAGTCACCCAGAAAACAAGTCTGTCACCAATCCTAAATACCAAATCAAAGGGAacttgttacctttttttttaagatttatttatttgaaaggtagagttacagagaggaagaggcagagagaaagaaaggtcttccatctgctggttcactccc from Lepus europaeus isolate LE1 chromosome 18, mLepTim1.pri, whole genome shotgun sequence encodes the following:
- the LOC133747187 gene encoding signal transducer and activator of transcription 5B isoform X1 is translated as MAVWIQAQQLQGDALHQMQALYGQHFPIEVRHYLSQWIESQAWDSIDLDNPQENIKATQLLEGLVQELQKKAEHQVGEDGFLLKIKLGHYATQLQNTYDRCPMELVRCIRHILYNEQRLVREANNGSSPAGTLADAMSQKHLQINQTFEELRLVTQDTENELKKLQQTQEYFIIQYQESLRIQAQFAQLAQLNPQERLSRETTLQQKQVSLEAWLQREAQTLQQYRVELAEKHQKTLQLLRKQQTIILDDELIQWKRRQQLAGNGGPPEGSLDVLQSWCEKLAEIIWQNRQQIRRAEHLCQQLPIPGPVEEMLAEVNATITDIISALVTSTFIIEKQPPQVLKTQTKFAATVRLLVGGKLNVHMNPPQVKATIISEQQAKSLLKNENTRNECSGEILNNCCVMEYHQATGTLSAHFRNMSLKRIKRSDRRGAESVTEEKFTILFESQFSVGGNELVFQVKTLSLPVVVIVHGSQDNNATATVLWDNAFAEPGRVPFAVPDKVLWPQLCEALNMKFKAEVQSNRGLTKENLVFLAQKLFNSSSGHLEDYSSMAVSWSQFNRENLPGRNYTFWQWFDGVMEVLKKHLKPHWNDGAILGFVNKQQAHDLLINKPDGTFLLRFSDSEIGGITIAWKFDSQERMFWNLMPFTTRDFSIRSLADRLGDLNYLIYVFPDRPKDEVYSKYYTPVPCEPATAKAVDGYVKPQIKQVVPEFANASGEGGASATYMDQAPSPAVCPQTHYNMYPQNPDSVLDTDGDFDLEDTMDVARRVEELLGRPMDSQWIPHAQS
- the LOC133747187 gene encoding signal transducer and activator of transcription 5B isoform X2, which encodes MAVWIQAQQLQGDALHQMQALYGQHFPIEVRHYLSQWIESQAWDSIDLDNPQENIKATQLLEGLVQELQKKAEHQNTYDRCPMELVRCIRHILYNEQRLVREANNGSSPAGTLADAMSQKHLQINQTFEELRLVTQDTENELKKLQQTQEYFIIQYQESLRIQAQFAQLAQLNPQERLSRETTLQQKQVSLEAWLQREAQTLQQYRVELAEKHQKTLQLLRKQQTIILDDELIQWKRRQQLAGNGGPPEGSLDVLQSWCEKLAEIIWQNRQQIRRAEHLCQQLPIPGPVEEMLAEVNATITDIISALVTSTFIIEKQPPQVLKTQTKFAATVRLLVGGKLNVHMNPPQVKATIISEQQAKSLLKNENTRNECSGEILNNCCVMEYHQATGTLSAHFRNMSLKRIKRSDRRGAESVTEEKFTILFESQFSVGGNELVFQVKTLSLPVVVIVHGSQDNNATATVLWDNAFAEPGRVPFAVPDKVLWPQLCEALNMKFKAEVQSNRGLTKENLVFLAQKLFNSSSGHLEDYSSMAVSWSQFNRENLPGRNYTFWQWFDGVMEVLKKHLKPHWNDGAILGFVNKQQAHDLLINKPDGTFLLRFSDSEIGGITIAWKFDSQERMFWNLMPFTTRDFSIRSLADRLGDLNYLIYVFPDRPKDEVYSKYYTPVPCEPATAKAVDGYVKPQIKQVVPEFANASGEGGASATYMDQAPSPAVCPQTHYNMYPQNPDSVLDTDGDFDLEDTMDVARRVEELLGRPMDSQWIPHAQS
- the LOC133747187 gene encoding signal transducer and activator of transcription 5B isoform X3; the protein is MELVRCIRHILYNEQRLVREANNGSSPAGTLADAMSQKHLQINQTFEELRLVTQDTENELKKLQQTQEYFIIQYQESLRIQAQFAQLAQLNPQERLSRETTLQQKQVSLEAWLQREAQTLQQYRVELAEKHQKTLQLLRKQQTIILDDELIQWKRRQQLAGNGGPPEGSLDVLQSWCEKLAEIIWQNRQQIRRAEHLCQQLPIPGPVEEMLAEVNATITDIISALVTSTFIIEKQPPQVLKTQTKFAATVRLLVGGKLNVHMNPPQVKATIISEQQAKSLLKNENTRNECSGEILNNCCVMEYHQATGTLSAHFRNMSLKRIKRSDRRGAESVTEEKFTILFESQFSVGGNELVFQVKTLSLPVVVIVHGSQDNNATATVLWDNAFAEPGRVPFAVPDKVLWPQLCEALNMKFKAEVQSNRGLTKENLVFLAQKLFNSSSGHLEDYSSMAVSWSQFNRENLPGRNYTFWQWFDGVMEVLKKHLKPHWNDGAILGFVNKQQAHDLLINKPDGTFLLRFSDSEIGGITIAWKFDSQERMFWNLMPFTTRDFSIRSLADRLGDLNYLIYVFPDRPKDEVYSKYYTPVPCEPATAKAVDGYVKPQIKQVVPEFANASGEGGASATYMDQAPSPAVCPQTHYNMYPQNPDSVLDTDGDFDLEDTMDVARRVEELLGRPMDSQWIPHAQS